The Deinococcus aquaedulcis genome window below encodes:
- a CDS encoding peptidoglycan-binding domain-containing protein, producing the protein MSMSVRPLFALGPVLLGLALAAPPTTQGASAPVLERTATRLTQTLGGVLRNCPASFQAIGTSGKQCVGVTRTVEQTRVALTAALGEELYGVWRSKDDQRSVYNWLRTPAGTVYLRLQPDPEGRAQTLLYLDVPPGSSAAASAPSGTVGTGATGTAAASTAASRPASSAAATAPGGQSAAPAPAARSVAPLAFRRTLQVQSPRLNGADVLAVQNRLIALMRPARSGKGDGWYGPVTANTVKAFQTSAGLPASGRVDRATWDALFSASAKPFTPPPSP; encoded by the coding sequence ATGAGTATGTCTGTTCGGCCACTGTTCGCGTTGGGACCGGTCCTGCTGGGGCTGGCCCTGGCCGCGCCGCCCACCACGCAGGGAGCCAGTGCCCCGGTGCTGGAGCGCACGGCCACCCGCCTCACCCAGACGCTGGGCGGCGTGCTGCGCAACTGCCCGGCCAGCTTTCAGGCCATTGGTACATCGGGGAAGCAGTGCGTGGGCGTCACCCGAACAGTCGAGCAGACGCGGGTGGCCCTCACGGCGGCGCTGGGCGAGGAACTGTACGGCGTGTGGCGCAGCAAGGATGACCAGCGCAGCGTGTACAACTGGCTGCGCACCCCGGCGGGCACCGTGTACCTGCGGCTGCAACCCGACCCCGAAGGCCGCGCCCAGACGCTGCTGTACCTGGACGTGCCCCCGGGCAGCAGCGCGGCGGCTTCAGCCCCCAGCGGGACAGTGGGGACTGGAGCGACTGGAACGGCGGCGGCCTCGACAGCAGCCAGCCGCCCGGCCAGTTCGGCGGCGGCCACGGCCCCGGGGGGGCAAAGCGCCGCGCCGGCCCCTGCTGCCCGCTCGGTGGCACCCCTGGCCTTCCGCCGCACCCTGCAGGTCCAGAGCCCACGTCTGAACGGTGCGGATGTGCTGGCGGTGCAAAACCGCCTGATCGCCCTGATGCGCCCAGCGCGCAGTGGCAAGGGTGACGGCTGGTATGGCCCAGTCACGGCCAACACCGTCAAGGCTTTTCAGACCTCAGCCGGGCTGCCGGCCAGCGGCCGCGTGGACCGCGCCACCTGGGACGCCCTGTTC